A section of the Patescibacteria group bacterium genome encodes:
- the secA gene encoding preprotein translocase subunit SecA — protein sequence MSFITKIFGDPNEREIKKDRLIVDKINALEANTKALTDKQLTAKTAEFKKRLGKQETLDDILPEAFAVVREASRRRLGQRHFDVQLIGGIVLHEGKIAEMRTGEGKTLVATLALYLNALEGKGAHLVTVNDYLARIGVGWMGEIYHSLGLSSAVVLPQGAFLFDPDFSDESHHDPRLWHLRPITKQEAYRADITYGTNNEYGFDYLRDNMVSDLDQCSQRKLNYAIVDEVDSILIDEARTPLIISQPAGKSTERYQSFAKLATKLKRDTDYTVDEKQKAVSLTPKGITQIEVDLGVENVYDAEHIEYVHHIEQSLKAEALFVKDKDYVVSEGEIVIVDEFTGRLLAGRRYSEGLHQAIEAKEGVIVQAESQTLATITFQNYFRLYGKLSGMTGTAQTEAEEFAKIYKLEVTRIPTHRTMIRTDLKDRIYKSEATKFAAVVEEVRVRIAKGQPVLLGTSSIEKNEIMSQLLSKAGIAHELLNAKNNEREAEIVALAGQQKSVTLATNIAGRGTDIVLGEGVKELGGLHVIGTERHESRRIDNQLRGRAGRQGDPGSSQFFVSVEDDLMRIFGGERIGSLMSGLNLPDDMPIENSVISKSLETAQKRVEGQNFDARKHLVEYDDVMNSQREIIYAKRRKYLEGKDLRAEAESMYSQEFGDIVSANTNPKTGSVDLVQVQASAAMISPLPDDWSSKIDTKVPDLITKDLVARVGNILDQRGKDVGEDVLAVILRLVFLRTIDSAWLDHLETMDHLREGIGLRGYGQRDPLVEYKAEAFGLFTRLQASIISEVVTTLPKVDIRKQPEHAEAVDTEITSGAEMANANMESSIKKQSQAGNVRTQIKRPIRQPELKPMRKKSKNKKKRRK from the coding sequence ATGTCATTTATAACCAAAATATTTGGTGACCCAAACGAGCGGGAAATCAAAAAAGATCGATTAATAGTCGATAAGATTAATGCCTTAGAAGCTAATACCAAAGCCCTGACTGATAAGCAGCTAACAGCCAAGACGGCTGAGTTTAAAAAGAGGCTTGGCAAACAGGAAACTCTGGATGATATCCTACCAGAAGCCTTTGCTGTAGTTCGTGAGGCTTCAAGGCGCCGGCTAGGCCAAAGACACTTCGATGTACAGCTCATCGGCGGGATTGTTTTGCATGAAGGTAAAATCGCCGAAATGCGTACTGGAGAGGGCAAGACCTTGGTTGCAACGCTAGCTTTGTATCTAAATGCCCTGGAAGGCAAGGGCGCTCATTTGGTTACCGTTAACGACTATTTGGCCAGGATCGGTGTAGGCTGGATGGGTGAAATATATCATTCTTTGGGGCTTTCTTCGGCCGTTGTTTTGCCACAGGGAGCATTTTTGTTCGATCCAGACTTCAGCGACGAGTCCCACCACGATCCACGCCTATGGCACCTTAGGCCTATCACCAAGCAAGAGGCTTATCGAGCCGATATCACTTATGGCACAAATAACGAGTATGGTTTTGATTACTTGCGCGATAATATGGTTTCGGATTTAGATCAATGTTCACAGCGAAAGCTAAACTATGCGATAGTCGACGAAGTAGATTCTATCTTGATAGATGAAGCCCGTACGCCACTTATTATTTCTCAGCCCGCAGGCAAAAGCACTGAGCGATATCAGTCTTTCGCTAAGCTCGCTACCAAACTCAAGCGGGATACAGATTACACCGTAGATGAAAAACAGAAGGCCGTGAGCCTAACCCCCAAAGGCATCACCCAGATAGAAGTCGATCTAGGTGTGGAAAATGTCTACGATGCCGAGCACATCGAATATGTACACCACATCGAGCAGAGTCTTAAGGCCGAGGCTTTATTCGTGAAAGACAAAGATTATGTGGTTAGTGAGGGCGAGATAGTTATTGTCGATGAGTTCACCGGTAGGCTATTGGCAGGCCGTCGCTACTCGGAGGGTCTACACCAGGCTATTGAAGCCAAAGAAGGCGTGATTGTCCAGGCAGAATCCCAGACCTTAGCCACGATCACCTTCCAGAATTACTTCAGGCTTTACGGTAAGCTATCTGGGATGACAGGTACTGCCCAGACCGAGGCCGAAGAGTTCGCAAAAATATACAAGCTCGAAGTTACCCGAATTCCTACCCATAGGACCATGATAAGAACCGACCTCAAAGACCGTATTTATAAATCCGAGGCTACCAAGTTTGCTGCTGTAGTTGAGGAAGTCAGGGTTAGGATCGCTAAAGGTCAGCCCGTACTGCTGGGTACTTCTAGTATTGAAAAGAACGAAATAATGAGCCAGCTACTATCTAAGGCGGGTATCGCCCATGAGCTACTAAATGCCAAAAACAATGAGAGAGAAGCCGAAATTGTGGCTTTGGCGGGCCAGCAAAAGTCTGTCACCTTGGCCACCAACATCGCAGGCCGCGGGACCGATATAGTGCTAGGCGAAGGAGTCAAGGAGCTAGGTGGGCTGCATGTAATAGGCACAGAGCGCCATGAATCTAGGCGCATTGATAATCAGCTCCGGGGTAGGGCTGGGCGGCAGGGCGATCCAGGATCGAGCCAGTTTTTTGTTAGTGTTGAGGATGATCTTATGCGAATATTTGGTGGAGAACGAATTGGCTCACTGATGTCAGGCTTGAATTTGCCAGACGACATGCCAATAGAGAATAGTGTTATATCTAAGTCGCTCGAAACAGCTCAAAAACGAGTTGAGGGCCAGAACTTCGATGCCCGTAAGCATTTGGTGGAATACGATGATGTAATGAACTCCCAGCGCGAGATCATCTATGCCAAGCGCCGCAAGTACCTGGAGGGCAAGGACCTCAGAGCCGAAGCAGAGTCCATGTACTCGCAGGAGTTTGGCGATATCGTGAGCGCTAACACCAATCCCAAGACAGGCTCTGTGGATCTGGTTCAAGTTCAGGCATCGGCAGCTATGATTAGCCCCTTGCCAGACGATTGGTCCAGCAAAATTGATACCAAAGTCCCGGATCTGATCACCAAAGACCTTGTGGCGAGAGTCGGAAATATCCTCGATCAGCGCGGAAAGGATGTCGGTGAAGATGTCCTGGCAGTTATCCTTAGGCTAGTTTTTTTAAGAACCATCGACAGTGCTTGGCTCGATCACCTCGAGACAATGGATCATCTGCGCGAGGGAATTGGTTTGCGCGGCTACGGCCAGCGCGACCCTCTTGTCGAATACAAGGCAGAGGCATTTGGGCTATTTACCAGGCTCCAGGCCTCGATTATTTCTGAAGTAGTTACCACTTTGCCGAAGGTAGATATACGCAAGCAGCCGGAGCATGCCGAGGCCGTTGATACCGAAATAACCTCAGGAGCCGAGATGGCTAATGCCAACATGGAGAGTTCCATTAAAAAACAATCTCAAGCGGGTAATGTCAGGACTCAAATAAAGCGCCCCATCAGGCAGCCCGAATTAAAGCCTATGCGTAAAAAATCTAAAAACAAGAAAAAAAGGCGTAAATAG
- the prfB gene encoding peptide chain release factor 2, with protein MKQIYEQLLELQSKIDEAISKLGLDQDRLKLAELEKDMSDPNLWNDQSRAETITKQSAGLKQYLASWDDISSDIKTTIELLEVSDDSEQAEYQAIADDISRRAEKLLITVKLSGKHDKYPAIMQLSAGVGGTDAADWTAMLERMYLRFAEVSGLSAELLDESVGDEAGIKSATIRFSGPFAYGKLRSEKGVHRLVRLSPFNSGNLRQTSFALVDVIPELAESEVKIADKDLKIDTYRSSGNGGQSVNTTDSAVRITHIPTGTVVAIQNERSQLKNKQRAMSILASRLAELARVQRLDDISLLKGSNKSADWGSQIRSYVLHPYQKVKDHRSGYETSDTQSVLDGNIEALIEAYLVSQVGKD; from the coding sequence ATGAAACAAATCTACGAACAATTATTAGAGCTGCAAAGCAAAATCGATGAAGCAATTAGCAAGCTTGGCTTGGATCAAGATAGGCTTAAGCTAGCTGAATTAGAAAAAGATATGTCTGATCCGAATCTGTGGAATGATCAATCTAGGGCCGAAACTATAACCAAACAATCGGCTGGGCTAAAGCAGTATTTGGCTAGCTGGGATGATATCAGTAGTGATATCAAAACCACCATTGAATTGCTGGAGGTCTCAGACGATAGCGAGCAGGCCGAATACCAGGCCATAGCAGACGATATATCAAGACGAGCCGAAAAGCTACTTATCACAGTAAAGCTAAGCGGAAAGCACGATAAGTATCCTGCCATCATGCAGCTCTCGGCTGGGGTTGGAGGAACAGATGCCGCCGACTGGACAGCGATGCTAGAGCGAATGTACTTGAGATTCGCTGAAGTATCTGGGCTGAGTGCCGAATTACTAGACGAAAGCGTGGGGGATGAGGCTGGCATAAAAAGCGCTACTATTCGCTTTAGTGGGCCGTTTGCTTATGGTAAGTTGCGATCCGAGAAGGGCGTTCACCGGCTAGTTAGGCTAAGTCCGTTTAATTCGGGCAACTTGCGTCAGACTTCCTTTGCTTTGGTTGATGTAATACCCGAGCTTGCCGAATCAGAAGTTAAAATCGCAGATAAAGACCTCAAGATTGATACCTACCGTAGTAGCGGGAATGGCGGCCAGAGTGTTAACACCACCGATAGTGCGGTGCGCATAACGCACATTCCCACAGGCACTGTGGTGGCGATTCAAAACGAGCGTTCGCAATTAAAAAACAAACAGCGGGCCATGAGTATTTTGGCTAGTCGTCTGGCCGAGCTAGCCCGCGTACAACGGCTTGATGACATTAGCCTGCTGAAGGGCTCAAACAAGTCGGCCGATTGGGGTAGCCAGATCCGATCCTATGTATTGCACCCTTATCAGAAGGTCAAAGACCATCGCAGCGGCTACGAGACCAGCGATACCCAATCGGTGCTGGACGGTAATATTGAGGCATTGATAGAAGCATATTTGGTTAGCCAGGTAGGTAAGGATTAG
- the ftsE gene encoding cell division ATP-binding protein FtsE translates to MILLDRVTVIYPNKTVALSGASLHIQPKEFVTIVGPSGAGKSTLIRLLIKEEVPTSGKIIVGSIDYDTIDRSNIPHLRRRIGVVFQDFKLLPNLTVYENVSFALEVSGVRSSEIKRAVPKILQLVGLSEKAHHYPGEISGGEKQRTAIARALVRNPKILIADEPTGNLDPKNSWDIIELLLKINRFGTTVVLTTHNKEIVDALKKRVITINRGRVVKDEKVGKYSL, encoded by the coding sequence ATGATTTTACTCGACCGAGTTACCGTCATCTATCCAAATAAAACGGTGGCGCTGTCAGGCGCTTCACTACACATTCAGCCAAAAGAATTTGTTACTATCGTTGGGCCATCAGGTGCTGGCAAAAGCACGCTTATAAGGCTCCTCATCAAAGAGGAAGTGCCAACTTCTGGCAAGATAATTGTTGGTAGTATTGATTACGACACCATAGATAGATCCAATATTCCTCATTTGCGTCGTCGCATCGGAGTTGTGTTCCAGGATTTTAAGTTATTGCCCAATCTTACTGTTTATGAAAATGTATCGTTCGCGCTAGAGGTGTCGGGAGTGCGTAGCAGCGAGATAAAACGCGCTGTGCCAAAGATCCTACAGCTGGTCGGCTTGAGTGAAAAAGCCCATCACTACCCAGGCGAGATTTCTGGGGGCGAGAAACAGCGAACTGCAATTGCTCGTGCCTTGGTGCGCAATCCCAAGATTCTAATCGCCGATGAGCCGACAGGCAATCTTGATCCCAAAAACTCCTGGGATATCATAGAGCTTTTGCTGAAGATCAATCGATTCGGTACGACCGTAGTTTTGACAACTCATAACAAAGAAATAGTCGACGCCCTTAAAAAACGAGTCATAACCATCAATAGGGGCCGAGTGGTTAAGGATGAAAAAGTTGGGAAGTACAGCTTATGA
- a CDS encoding permease-like cell division protein FtsX encodes MITFWRVLKSGFRNTFRNAWLSSAATLVMAVTLLIMIFFTFSIFFVQTQLKEVRQKIDLTLFIADEANEDQILSLQNKVLQTQGVSSVEFVSKADALKKLENSSEEGKKLAKSALEIGNPLPSSLEVKLNQLDNIAEVNKTIRSLPEAKIISETSLDSRDENRQGVIESVIRISNGVTRVGAVLSAVFLLIALMIIFNTVRMAIFTRREEIEIMKLVGATKWFIRGPFIVEGSMYGVFGATVAAISIIPISRAASQFLVEKFNAASTVTYFGNNFLLIILAMYGLGILIGAISSWLAISRHLKL; translated from the coding sequence ATGATTACATTTTGGAGGGTATTAAAGAGCGGTTTTAGAAACACTTTCAGAAATGCCTGGCTAAGTAGCGCAGCCACATTGGTGATGGCAGTAACCCTGCTTATCATGATCTTCTTCACATTTTCCATATTTTTTGTGCAAACTCAGCTCAAGGAGGTTCGCCAAAAAATCGACCTAACTCTATTTATAGCCGATGAAGCCAACGAGGATCAGATCCTATCCCTGCAGAATAAAGTTCTTCAGACCCAAGGCGTTAGCTCTGTCGAGTTTGTATCTAAAGCCGATGCCCTCAAAAAGCTCGAAAACAGCAGTGAGGAAGGTAAGAAACTCGCCAAGTCGGCTCTCGAGATAGGCAATCCCTTGCCTTCTTCCCTGGAAGTCAAATTGAATCAGCTCGATAACATCGCCGAAGTCAATAAAACAATTCGCAGCCTTCCCGAGGCCAAGATAATTAGCGAAACCAGCCTCGATAGCAGGGACGAGAATCGCCAGGGAGTGATAGAGAGTGTAATCCGTATCAGCAACGGGGTTACGCGTGTCGGCGCAGTGCTTAGTGCCGTGTTTTTACTAATCGCCTTAATGATAATATTTAACACCGTCAGAATGGCCATATTCACTCGTAGAGAAGAAATCGAAATTATGAAGTTGGTTGGTGCCACCAAGTGGTTTATTAGGGGTCCATTTATTGTTGAGGGTTCGATGTATGGGGTGTTTGGGGCAACAGTAGCAGCTATTTCCATTATCCCCATCAGCCGAGCAGCATCGCAGTTCTTAGTGGAAAAGTTCAACGCCGCCTCGACAGTAACATATTTTGGCAATAACTTCCTCTTAATTATTCTAGCAATGTACGGCCTCGGCATACTAATAGGGGCAATATCTAGCTGGCTGGCAATATCGAGGCATCTGAAACTCTAA
- a CDS encoding CHAP domain-containing protein — translation MKANKIKISIGACLTIFAFMASSFVILSPLVAKASPIDEQIAALNKKVQEASAVADSKKSEADTLKGKLASIEAEISAAQEQLNLTALEIKRTQANIDESNREMEKQKLILRDNLRMIYKSGSISPIEVVASSKNLSDFVAQQQYLDAIKRKVDDNLNKIEQLKKDLDAKKGQLTAQSSEQERTVAGIAAKRSEQQSLLDRTQGEESNFRKVIAEDTEKIKGLRRQQAAIISSYSTNVRYGGTGDYKWANAPWPNETADDYGMFRRQCVSYTAWKVDNSGSNMPRWGGRGNANQWDDNARAAGIPVDGNPRVGDVAINDSGYYGHAMYVEAILGNGKVRVSQYNAGNDGNYSESDVGISNLQFIHFP, via the coding sequence ATGAAAGCAAATAAAATCAAAATAAGTATTGGTGCCTGTCTCACAATTTTTGCCTTTATGGCCTCATCATTTGTGATACTTTCGCCACTAGTCGCCAAGGCTAGTCCTATAGATGAACAAATCGCAGCCCTCAATAAAAAGGTCCAAGAAGCCTCTGCCGTCGCGGACAGTAAAAAATCCGAAGCCGACACCTTAAAAGGCAAGCTAGCTAGTATTGAAGCCGAAATCAGCGCGGCCCAGGAGCAGCTTAATTTGACTGCTCTGGAAATAAAGCGCACCCAAGCCAATATCGATGAGTCTAATCGCGAAATGGAAAAGCAAAAACTTATCCTCCGCGATAATCTTAGAATGATCTACAAGAGCGGCAGTATATCGCCGATCGAAGTGGTGGCTTCCAGCAAAAACCTCAGCGACTTCGTGGCACAGCAGCAGTATTTGGACGCCATAAAGCGCAAAGTTGATGACAACCTAAACAAAATAGAGCAACTTAAAAAAGATCTAGATGCCAAAAAGGGCCAGCTCACTGCTCAGTCTAGCGAGCAAGAGCGGACTGTAGCTGGGATTGCAGCAAAGCGATCTGAGCAACAGAGCTTGCTGGATAGGACCCAAGGCGAGGAGTCTAACTTCCGTAAAGTTATCGCCGAGGATACCGAAAAGATCAAGGGCTTAAGGCGCCAGCAGGCCGCCATAATATCCTCGTATTCGACCAATGTCCGCTATGGTGGCACTGGCGACTACAAATGGGCAAATGCGCCTTGGCCTAATGAAACTGCTGACGACTATGGTATGTTTCGTCGCCAATGTGTTAGCTACACAGCCTGGAAGGTAGATAACTCCGGAAGCAATATGCCCAGATGGGGTGGCAGGGGCAATGCAAATCAGTGGGATGATAACGCCCGCGCAGCTGGAATACCAGTCGATGGTAATCCTAGGGTTGGCGATGTGGCCATTAATGACTCTGGGTACTATGGGCATGCCATGTATGTCGAAGCTATTCTGGGCAATGGTAAAGTGCGAGTTAGCCAATATAATGCTGGCAACGACGGAAATTATAGCGAAAGCGATGTCGGTATTAGCAACCTACAGTTTATACACTTTCCGTAA
- a CDS encoding S41 family peptidase, whose product MIKKTHPKPNSGSDKKNAPKISKRLIATALISFGLGAVVFWGGSQILSRTPIGKSQLDTSLLFKVESILRQKYNGDIDYQKQSEGAAAGAVAALGDPYTVFLDKESNKELSNDLKGELSGIGVEVGQKNNRLTIIAPFDGTPADAAGLRSGDIIIGINDEDTANLAVDQAVSKIRGEAGTKVKLTILRGNEPPKDFEITRELINIPSVTSEMKDNNIGYIKIRRFGEDTSEQVKIAGNNLKAQGAKVIVLDVRDNPGGYLQSSVEVASEFYSDGVVVEERSRNSKPKIDSALPGGTLTKLPVIVLINGGSASASEILAGALNDNDRATLVGEKTYGKGSVQEVICLNSLFLSSDCDGPSLKVTVANWFTPAGINISKEGIKPEVEVKLTSEDANAGRDPQLQKALELAKQALN is encoded by the coding sequence ATGATAAAAAAAACTCACCCAAAACCCAACTCAGGCTCTGATAAAAAAAATGCACCTAAAATTAGCAAGCGACTAATCGCAACGGCCTTAATTAGCTTTGGGCTGGGTGCGGTCGTTTTCTGGGGTGGTAGTCAAATACTGTCCAGAACTCCTATAGGCAAATCCCAGCTTGATACATCGTTGCTTTTTAAAGTAGAGTCGATACTTAGGCAAAAATATAATGGCGATATTGATTATCAGAAGCAGTCCGAAGGGGCTGCTGCCGGGGCAGTGGCTGCCTTGGGGGATCCCTACACTGTGTTTCTAGACAAGGAATCCAACAAGGAGCTATCAAACGACCTAAAGGGGGAGCTGTCTGGTATTGGCGTAGAGGTTGGCCAAAAAAACAATCGGCTTACTATTATTGCGCCCTTTGATGGCACTCCTGCAGATGCAGCTGGGCTGAGATCCGGCGATATTATAATTGGGATTAACGACGAAGACACCGCCAACCTTGCAGTGGATCAGGCTGTTTCGAAAATCCGAGGTGAAGCGGGTACCAAGGTAAAGCTTACTATCCTGCGCGGTAACGAGCCCCCCAAAGATTTTGAAATTACTAGAGAGCTAATTAATATTCCCAGCGTCACAAGTGAGATGAAAGATAATAATATAGGCTATATCAAAATTAGACGCTTTGGCGAGGATACCTCAGAACAAGTTAAGATCGCAGGCAATAATCTTAAGGCTCAGGGCGCAAAAGTAATAGTCCTAGATGTTAGGGATAACCCTGGTGGCTACCTGCAATCATCTGTCGAGGTAGCTTCAGAATTTTATAGCGATGGAGTGGTTGTGGAGGAAAGATCCCGCAACTCCAAGCCCAAGATAGATAGTGCCCTGCCTGGCGGCACGCTAACCAAACTTCCCGTCATAGTACTCATTAACGGCGGGAGTGCCTCGGCTTCCGAAATTCTTGCTGGCGCTCTAAATGATAATGACAGAGCGACTTTAGTAGGGGAAAAGACTTATGGCAAAGGTAGTGTACAGGAGGTTATTTGCCTGAATAGTCTGTTTTTATCCAGCGATTGTGATGGCCCATCACTTAAGGTCACGGTTGCCAACTGGTTCACACCAGCAGGAATTAATATCAGCAAGGAAGGGATTAAGCCCGAAGTGGAAGTCAAGCTCACCAGCGAAGACGCTAATGCAGGCCGCGATCCCCAGCTTCAAAAAGCACTAGAGCTAGCCAAACAAGCCCTAAATTAA